One region of Anticarsia gemmatalis isolate Benzon Research Colony breed Stoneville strain chromosome 2, ilAntGemm2 primary, whole genome shotgun sequence genomic DNA includes:
- the Pbgs gene encoding porphobilinogen synthase: MNQLFLSPEHVLQGGYFHATLRKLQEPNVSIEPHNIMYPVFLLENDDAVQPVASMPNVSRYGINQLIPVLTDLVNKGLRSILIFGIVTNLPKDASGTNADSPDNPVIRALPKLRAALPSLLIACDVCLCPYTSHGHCGLLTPNGAIDHAASVRRIAEVALSYAKAGAQIVAPSDMMDNRIKAIKDALVSCKLQNQVAVLSYSCKFASSMYGPFRDTMKSSPMEGDRKCYQLPPGSSGLAARAAARDVAEGADFLMVKPGLPYLDIVRQTKDQFPQHPLFIYQVSGEYSMICKSGDKKEVETVLMETLTCMRRAGADCIITYFAPLILSLISDEQKQ, translated from the exons atgaaCCAATTATTTTTGAGCCCGGAACATGTCTTGCAAGGAGGATATTTCCATGCAACTTTACGGAAATTACAAGAACCAAATGTCTCCATTGAGccgcataatattatgtacccCGTTTTCCTGCT AGAAAACGATGATGCAGTTCAGCCTGTGGCCAGTATGCCTAATGTATCCAGATATGGAATTAATCAGCTCATTCCTGTGCTCACAGACTTGGTTAACAAAGGGCTGAGGTCTATATTGATCTTTGGAATTGTCACTAATTTACCCaag GATGCTTCAGGGACCAATGCAGATTCCCCAGACAACCCAGTGATCAGAGCCCTACCTAAACTGCGAGCAGCATTACCTTCTCTACTCATAGCGTGTGATGTCTGTTTGTGTCCTTACACGTCACACGGACACTGCGGCCTGTTGACGCCTAATGGAGCCATTGATCACGCTGCTTCAGTGAGACGGATTGCTGAAGTGGCATTGTCTTATGCTAAAGCAG GTGCTCAGATCGTCGCGCCGTCAGACATGATGGACAACAGGATAAAGGCTATCAAAGATGCCCTTGTCTCCTGTAAACTACAAAATCAA GTGGCAGTACTCTCATACTCGTGCAAATTCGCGTCGTCAATGTACGGTCCGTTCCGCGACACTATGAAGAGTTCCCCGATGGAGGGAGACAGGAAGTGCTACCAACTACCACCTGGTAGCTCAGGACTTGCTGCCAGAGCTGCt GCGCGTGATGTAGCCGAAGGCGCTGATTTCCTGATGGTGAAGCCTGGTCTGCCGTACTTGGACATCGTGAGGCAGACGAAAGACCAATTCCCACAACACccactatttatttatcag GTGTCAGGTGAATACTCTATGATCTGCAAGAGTGGTGACAAGAAGGAGGTTGAGACTGTTCTTATGGAGACCCTCACGTGCATGAGGCGGGCTG GTGCTGACTGCATCATAACATACTTCGCGCCATTAATTTTAAGCCTAATATCCGATGAGCAGAAACAATAA